The following are encoded in a window of Neomicrococcus lactis genomic DNA:
- a CDS encoding DUF1801 domain-containing protein, which produces MTAALENQDEAPRVIDEHIASIEDWRGERFAQLRSWIHEAVPDVTETWKWMGSPVWEKDGIMIVGDAHKDKIKLTFNFGALYEDPHGLFNNGNGNQRRAIDVDESLELNKEHFIELVRAAAAYNAEKKAAKKTAKKPAK; this is translated from the coding sequence ATGACCGCTGCATTGGAGAATCAGGACGAAGCACCACGCGTCATTGACGAGCACATTGCGAGCATAGAGGATTGGCGCGGCGAGCGGTTCGCGCAGCTTCGTTCTTGGATCCACGAGGCCGTTCCCGACGTCACGGAGACGTGGAAGTGGATGGGCAGCCCTGTCTGGGAGAAGGACGGCATCATGATTGTGGGTGATGCGCACAAGGACAAGATCAAGCTCACCTTCAACTTCGGCGCGCTCTACGAAGATCCGCACGGCCTCTTCAACAACGGCAACGGAAACCAGCGCCGTGCGATTGATGTTGATGAGTCTCTCGAGCTCAATAAAGAGCACTTCATTGAGCTAGTGCGTGCCGCGGCCGCCTACAACGCGGAGAAGAAAGCCGCGAAGAAGACGGCCAAGAAGCCAGCTAAATAG
- a CDS encoding 3-hydroxyacyl-CoA dehydrogenase, whose product MRSEGSVALITGGASGLGRATAEQLYSTGATVVLVDLPGSAGEATAAALGDRAYFVGADVTSEEDVQRAVDQAASLGDLRIVVNCAGVGTPGKVLSRKGVLPLGDFERVVRINLIGTFNVIRLAAEKMAATESVDGERGVIVNTASVAAFDGQIGQPAYSASKGGVAAMTLPIARELASHQIRVMTIAPGIFETPMVAGLSQEIQDSLGQQVPHPSRLGKPSEYAALVQHIVDNPMLNGETIRLDGAIRMAPK is encoded by the coding sequence ATGCGATCCGAAGGGTCCGTTGCACTGATTACCGGAGGCGCTTCTGGCTTGGGCCGCGCTACCGCCGAACAGCTCTATTCAACCGGCGCCACGGTGGTACTGGTGGATCTTCCGGGTTCTGCCGGCGAAGCGACAGCGGCTGCACTTGGGGACCGCGCATATTTCGTGGGAGCCGACGTCACCTCGGAAGAAGACGTCCAGCGTGCGGTTGATCAGGCTGCCTCCTTGGGCGACCTGCGGATCGTCGTGAACTGCGCCGGCGTGGGCACCCCGGGCAAGGTACTGAGCCGCAAGGGCGTCCTGCCACTGGGCGACTTCGAGCGTGTAGTGCGCATCAACCTCATAGGCACGTTTAACGTCATTCGCTTGGCCGCCGAAAAGATGGCTGCCACCGAATCCGTAGACGGCGAGCGCGGCGTGATCGTCAATACTGCCTCCGTTGCCGCCTTCGATGGCCAAATCGGTCAGCCCGCCTACTCGGCATCCAAGGGCGGCGTTGCTGCGATGACCTTGCCGATCGCCCGCGAGCTCGCTTCCCACCAGATTCGCGTCATGACCATTGCGCCCGGCATTTTCGAGACCCCCATGGTCGCCGGACTCAGCCAGGAAATTCAGGACTCCTTAGGACAGCAGGTTCCTCATCCGTCACGTCTCGGCAAGCCGTCCGAATACGCCGCACTGGTCCAGCACATCGTGGACAACCCCATGCTCAACGGCGAGACCATCCGCTTGGACGGTGCCATCCGCATGGCCCCGAAATAA
- a CDS encoding TetR/AcrR family transcriptional regulator — translation MKTSERPEFATQRRNELFDSLIEMFLMDGFSHLTLDDVAARLKCSKSTLYTLAGSKDGLVKEVTKHFFRKATEDVEAELAKATGSLERITAYLNAVGRALSEASEQFMTDMSNFAPARGVYEMNTQFAAARVQDLIREGVAKGDLRKVNAAFAADMTSATMVRIQLGEVRARTGLADAKAYQELAAILTAGISA, via the coding sequence ATGAAAACTTCCGAGCGACCCGAATTTGCGACCCAGCGCCGCAATGAATTGTTCGATTCGCTCATCGAGATGTTCTTGATGGACGGCTTCTCCCATCTGACCTTGGATGACGTCGCCGCACGGCTCAAGTGCTCCAAGTCCACGCTCTACACACTCGCTGGAAGCAAGGATGGTCTGGTCAAGGAAGTCACCAAGCACTTCTTCCGCAAGGCCACCGAAGACGTGGAAGCGGAACTCGCGAAAGCCACCGGCTCCCTCGAACGCATTACCGCCTATCTCAATGCTGTGGGTCGCGCTCTTTCTGAGGCCTCGGAGCAGTTCATGACAGACATGAGCAATTTCGCGCCAGCTCGCGGAGTCTATGAAATGAACACCCAATTCGCAGCCGCTCGCGTTCAGGATCTCATTCGCGAAGGCGTTGCCAAGGGCGACCTCCGAAAGGTGAACGCAGCCTTCGCGGCGGACATGACGAGTGCCACGATGGTTCGCATTCAGCTCGGTGAAGTGCGCGCGCGTACTGGCCTGGCGGACGCAAAAGCGTACCAAGAGCTCGCGGCGATTCTGACCGCCGGAATCTCGGCCTGA
- a CDS encoding DNA-binding protein: MSENQGTPLPKIGSPAERALATLGVTTLEGVTKHTEKELLALHGFGPRGLRILREALAEKGLSLLGE, encoded by the coding sequence ATGAGTGAAAATCAGGGCACGCCGTTGCCAAAGATTGGAAGTCCCGCCGAGCGCGCACTCGCCACTCTCGGGGTCACAACACTTGAAGGCGTCACGAAGCACACGGAAAAGGAACTGCTCGCGCTCCACGGATTCGGACCCAGAGGGCTCCGCATTCTCCGTGAAGCGCTCGCAGAAAAAGGTCTCTCACTACTAGGTGAATAG
- a CDS encoding GNAT family N-acetyltransferase, which yields MSDNQFSVHFMDHPSRFELRDGDAAIGEARFKDVDVDGQAQRIFYHTEVSEEYGGQGLAGRLAAYALQRTEAENRVVVAVCPYIKAYLAKHPEYQENSAAVQPRHLELLNSGSK from the coding sequence ATGAGTGACAATCAGTTCTCAGTGCACTTCATGGATCACCCGTCTCGTTTTGAACTTCGCGACGGCGATGCTGCCATTGGCGAAGCGCGTTTCAAGGACGTGGACGTGGATGGGCAAGCGCAGCGGATTTTCTATCACACGGAGGTCTCCGAGGAGTACGGCGGCCAGGGTCTTGCCGGTCGATTGGCGGCCTATGCGTTGCAGCGCACCGAGGCCGAAAACCGCGTAGTGGTCGCCGTTTGTCCGTACATCAAGGCGTACTTAGCCAAGCATCCTGAATACCAGGAGAACTCTGCCGCGGTGCAGCCACGGCACCTTGAGCTTCTCAACAGCGGCTCGAAGTAA
- a CDS encoding LysR family transcriptional regulator ArgP — MRWNREHLATLKAIVDGGTFDAAAKHLLITASAVSQRIRALENQAGQVLIIRGTPCVATEVGLALLRLAKQIELSEAETTAVLEESRTSHSIAMAINADSMATWFARCLPDFAQLEPASIDIRLEDQQHSLELLRTAQVMAAVTSEPHPVQGCSSQPLTVMRYVPAARPDVVVRHTENGVLNWGTLPVVHFNPKDAIQRELLSERNAEPQKQHTVPSSEGFLRAVLAGLGWGAMPLLQCQKYFDNGRLVPLEEGLYVDVPLYWQRWKIESPLLDTVGEIVKKRAQAI, encoded by the coding sequence ATGCGCTGGAATCGCGAGCACCTTGCAACCCTCAAAGCCATTGTGGATGGCGGCACTTTCGATGCCGCTGCAAAGCACCTCCTCATCACGGCCTCCGCGGTCAGTCAACGCATCCGTGCCCTCGAGAATCAGGCCGGCCAAGTGCTGATCATCCGCGGAACTCCGTGCGTTGCCACGGAGGTCGGACTCGCGCTCCTTCGTCTCGCGAAGCAGATTGAACTCTCAGAGGCAGAGACCACCGCCGTCCTGGAGGAATCCCGGACCTCCCACTCCATTGCGATGGCCATCAACGCCGACTCCATGGCCACGTGGTTCGCGCGTTGCCTCCCGGACTTCGCGCAGTTAGAGCCCGCGAGCATCGACATCCGGCTCGAAGACCAGCAACACTCGCTCGAACTACTGAGAACCGCCCAAGTCATGGCCGCCGTGACCTCTGAGCCCCACCCGGTACAGGGCTGCTCTTCGCAACCCCTCACGGTCATGAGGTATGTCCCTGCGGCGCGACCAGACGTCGTCGTACGTCATACCGAAAATGGAGTGCTGAACTGGGGCACCCTGCCGGTGGTGCACTTCAACCCCAAGGACGCGATCCAGCGCGAGCTACTGAGTGAGCGCAACGCCGAGCCGCAGAAGCAGCACACCGTCCCGAGTTCCGAGGGTTTCCTCCGCGCGGTGCTCGCGGGTCTCGGCTGGGGCGCCATGCCGTTGTTGCAGTGCCAAAAGTACTTCGACAACGGTCGCCTAGTGCCACTTGAAGAGGGGCTTTATGTGGATGTGCCGCTGTATTGGCAGCGCTGGAAGATCGAATCGCCGCTGCTGGACACTGTGGGTGAAATCGTGAAGAAGCGAGCGCAGGCTATTTAG
- a CDS encoding aminotransferase: MEALAGLRRPNVTVPLAQTIAQQYFGVSAVEVTELGSNQDRNFLLMEASGNRTVLKIDNAAFALAEIEAQNEVMNACVSAGVSVAQVLRNADGSLVRTVFDADGVEHFARRFQFVPGTSLLDAHFLSAVMMQQVGSLTGEVSAALTKFTHPGLERASQWDMRRAADIADSLLGSIADGRRRERVRAAIKAARIALTQVGELPVQAVHGDVTDDNIMWGGPQNSSQLTVLDFGDVSTGWRVAELAVTLSSLLQHAAERPLDVLVAARAFHQKQALTSAEVSALWPLVVLRACVLVTSGAKQLELEADNDYAAERIEGEWRIFEEATRYPLDVMRAATRAALHVQITETETAADAAKAATSTKPAKEPQVESGPFSFPKKKRFKALEGSLLQSPVALHRVDLGAESEWMDDGAWLREGAEEQFIREAFSFVGQPGESGIYLPYALERLTRSRINSAEAPKTIPFGIEAYFTQRTKVFAPFDGEISVPAPTLAERDEQQVVLTASDGSRLVLTGLVKLPQPGPVSAGDPLGRVASSDSQQLNRVRILWVSSRATSRIPFFGGDELAPAYEQLTIDPAPLLGLPREEERPDAAVEQDRRNRVFSSAQERYYVDPPEFERGWKHHLIDTNGRAYVDLVNNVAGLGHSHPRITAAAEQQLRLLNTNSRFLYRQLAEYSERLIEKAPNSLDTVLLVNSGTEAVDLALRLAWAATGRKTIISLREAYHGWSIGADAVTTSAYDNPNAVGSRPDWVHVADVPNPLRGKHTGPDAETYYATELADTLKQLDAQGKPVAGFICESVLGNAGGVLLPEGYLREVYAKVRGAGGLCIADEVQVGFGRMGQGFWGFNQQGVRPDIITIAKPMGNGFPIGGVITTRAIAESLGNEGMFFSSAGGSPLSCAVGLAVLDAMDEDKILENVANVGEYFKDRLEMLMAKHPLIGFVHGAGLYLGVELVRDRETLEPAKEETMEVCERMLHLGVIIQPTSERQNVLKIKPPLCIDRESVDFVVEALDQVLTEVVATFPTAHS; encoded by the coding sequence ATGGAAGCACTTGCCGGTCTGCGGCGCCCAAACGTCACCGTCCCACTCGCTCAAACTATTGCCCAGCAGTACTTTGGGGTGTCCGCTGTGGAGGTCACCGAGCTTGGCAGTAATCAGGACCGCAACTTCCTGCTGATGGAGGCAAGCGGCAACCGCACCGTCCTCAAGATTGATAACGCCGCCTTCGCGCTCGCAGAAATCGAAGCGCAGAACGAGGTCATGAACGCGTGCGTTTCCGCGGGAGTCTCCGTGGCACAAGTACTGCGCAACGCGGATGGTTCACTCGTGCGGACTGTTTTTGACGCGGACGGCGTGGAGCACTTTGCTCGCCGTTTCCAGTTCGTTCCTGGCACCTCGCTCTTGGACGCTCACTTCCTCTCAGCTGTCATGATGCAGCAAGTGGGATCGCTGACCGGCGAAGTGTCGGCTGCGCTCACCAAGTTCACGCATCCGGGTCTGGAACGCGCGTCTCAGTGGGATATGCGCCGAGCCGCTGATATTGCGGACTCGCTGTTGGGGTCCATTGCCGACGGGCGCCGCCGCGAACGTGTGCGTGCCGCCATCAAGGCTGCTCGCATCGCGCTGACCCAAGTGGGCGAACTGCCCGTTCAAGCTGTCCACGGTGATGTCACTGATGACAACATCATGTGGGGCGGTCCCCAGAATTCTTCCCAGCTGACGGTCTTGGACTTCGGCGATGTATCCACGGGATGGCGCGTTGCAGAACTCGCCGTCACGCTATCTTCGCTACTTCAGCACGCGGCTGAGCGGCCTTTGGACGTATTGGTGGCTGCGCGCGCTTTCCACCAGAAACAGGCTCTGACCTCTGCGGAAGTGTCCGCACTGTGGCCACTTGTAGTGCTTCGGGCCTGCGTCTTGGTGACGAGCGGAGCCAAGCAGCTCGAGCTGGAGGCCGATAACGACTACGCCGCCGAGCGCATCGAGGGAGAGTGGCGCATCTTCGAAGAGGCCACTCGCTACCCGCTGGACGTCATGCGAGCAGCAACGCGCGCTGCACTTCATGTGCAGATCACGGAGACTGAGACGGCCGCTGATGCGGCGAAGGCGGCAACTTCCACGAAGCCAGCCAAGGAGCCGCAAGTAGAAAGCGGCCCGTTCTCTTTCCCGAAGAAGAAGCGCTTCAAGGCACTCGAAGGCTCTTTGCTCCAGTCTCCCGTTGCGTTGCATCGCGTGGACTTGGGAGCCGAATCCGAATGGATGGACGACGGCGCATGGTTGCGTGAGGGCGCGGAAGAACAGTTCATTCGTGAGGCATTTTCGTTTGTAGGACAGCCAGGGGAATCTGGCATCTACTTGCCTTATGCGCTTGAGCGTTTGACGCGATCACGCATCAATTCCGCTGAAGCACCCAAGACGATTCCGTTTGGCATCGAAGCCTATTTCACGCAGCGCACCAAGGTATTCGCGCCGTTCGATGGCGAGATCTCAGTGCCTGCGCCGACTCTTGCCGAGCGGGATGAGCAGCAAGTGGTGCTCACCGCGAGCGACGGTTCTCGCTTGGTATTGACCGGCCTCGTGAAATTGCCTCAGCCAGGTCCAGTGTCCGCGGGTGACCCGCTGGGCCGAGTGGCGTCGTCGGACTCGCAACAACTGAACCGCGTGCGAATCCTGTGGGTCAGCTCCCGCGCAACCTCCCGCATTCCGTTCTTCGGCGGCGACGAGCTTGCGCCAGCATATGAACAACTGACAATTGATCCCGCGCCGCTGCTTGGTTTGCCGCGCGAGGAAGAGCGTCCGGACGCTGCCGTGGAGCAGGACCGGCGCAATCGGGTCTTCTCCTCTGCTCAAGAGCGCTACTACGTGGATCCACCGGAGTTTGAGCGTGGGTGGAAGCATCACCTGATCGACACGAATGGTCGCGCGTACGTGGACCTCGTGAACAACGTGGCTGGCCTGGGGCACTCGCACCCGAGGATCACGGCGGCCGCGGAGCAGCAGTTGCGGCTGCTCAATACCAACTCGCGGTTCCTGTATCGCCAGCTGGCTGAGTACTCGGAGCGACTCATCGAGAAGGCGCCGAACAGTCTGGACACCGTGCTGTTGGTGAATTCCGGAACCGAAGCCGTGGACTTGGCACTGCGTTTGGCGTGGGCTGCGACGGGCCGCAAGACCATCATTTCGCTGCGCGAGGCATACCACGGTTGGTCTATCGGAGCCGATGCGGTCACCACGAGCGCGTACGACAACCCCAATGCAGTGGGATCGCGGCCGGACTGGGTTCATGTGGCCGACGTGCCGAACCCGTTGCGAGGCAAGCACACGGGTCCCGACGCGGAGACGTACTACGCGACCGAGCTTGCCGATACTCTCAAGCAATTGGATGCTCAGGGTAAGCCGGTTGCTGGCTTCATTTGCGAGTCCGTGTTGGGTAACGCCGGCGGCGTGCTGTTGCCGGAGGGCTACCTGCGCGAGGTCTACGCGAAGGTGCGCGGCGCTGGCGGTCTCTGCATCGCGGACGAAGTCCAAGTTGGCTTTGGCCGAATGGGCCAGGGCTTCTGGGGCTTCAACCAGCAAGGCGTACGTCCAGACATCATTACCATCGCGAAGCCAATGGGCAACGGATTCCCGATCGGCGGCGTCATCACCACGCGCGCTATCGCCGAGTCCTTGGGCAACGAAGGCATGTTCTTCTCCTCCGCGGGTGGTTCTCCACTGAGCTGTGCCGTGGGTCTGGCCGTGCTGGATGCGATGGATGAGGACAAGATCCTGGAAAACGTCGCGAATGTGGGCGAGTACTTCAAGGACCGTCTTGAAATGCTCATGGCGAAGCACCCGCTCATCGGTTTTGTTCACGGTGCTGGGTTGTACCTCGGCGTGGAACTCGTTCGCGACCGCGAGACGCTCGAGCCGGCGAAGGAAGAGACCATGGAAGTGTGCGAGCGCATGCTTCACTTGGGCGTCATCATTCAGCCCACGTCAGAGCGCCAAAACGTCCTCAAGATCAAGCCACCACTGTGCATTGATCGGGAGAGCGTGGACTTCGTGGTTGAGGCGCTGGACCAGGTTCTGACCGAGGTTGTGGCAACGTTCCCGACAGCGCACTCTTAG
- a CDS encoding acyl-CoA dehydrogenase family protein, with product MTCAPTEASPELGPAPALEDADYFHVSNMLSPEEQQRLKVMRDVLTQEIRPHVAEFWTKDEFPHHLLKKLGQHGFGAIETEPGSRLFKGLVYAELARADLSLSTLVGIHNELIVGALLEAGSAEQQDRWIPRLKTFDAVGSFALTEPDHGSDIAKGLCTTATKEGDEWVLNGFKRWIGGATFADFLIVFARDTADHEVKGFIVETDRPGVHARKIEHKMALRIIPNADITLENVRIPAENALTGAANFSAANILLRNSRAWVGWEAAGAQMAIYDVVHHYATSRHQFGRPLAEFQLVQQPIAKILGNVTASLAMMAQLARLQEAGGLEMSHAALVKASTTALARESAQLGRGLLGGNGILADREMGKIFADVEAIYTYEGTYEVNSLIVGRAVTGASAFI from the coding sequence ATGACCTGCGCACCCACCGAGGCTTCTCCCGAATTAGGGCCAGCTCCGGCGCTTGAAGACGCCGACTATTTCCACGTTTCAAACATGCTTTCTCCGGAAGAGCAGCAGCGTCTCAAGGTCATGCGTGACGTGCTGACCCAGGAAATCCGGCCACATGTCGCCGAATTCTGGACGAAAGACGAGTTCCCGCATCACTTGCTGAAGAAGTTGGGCCAGCACGGCTTTGGCGCCATCGAGACTGAGCCCGGCAGTCGCCTCTTCAAGGGCCTGGTCTACGCCGAATTGGCGAGGGCTGACTTGAGCCTGAGCACGCTCGTGGGTATCCACAATGAGCTCATTGTGGGCGCGCTCCTCGAGGCAGGATCGGCCGAGCAGCAGGACCGTTGGATTCCGCGCCTCAAAACGTTCGACGCCGTGGGATCTTTCGCTCTCACCGAGCCAGATCACGGCTCTGACATCGCCAAAGGCCTATGCACTACCGCCACGAAAGAGGGCGATGAGTGGGTGCTCAACGGTTTCAAGCGGTGGATCGGCGGGGCGACGTTCGCAGACTTCCTGATTGTTTTCGCGCGAGATACCGCGGATCACGAGGTCAAAGGTTTCATCGTTGAGACCGACCGCCCGGGCGTTCACGCCCGCAAGATTGAACACAAGATGGCCCTGCGCATCATCCCGAACGCGGACATCACGCTGGAAAACGTGCGCATCCCCGCGGAGAACGCCCTCACGGGAGCCGCGAATTTCTCCGCAGCCAATATTTTGCTGCGCAATTCGCGTGCGTGGGTGGGCTGGGAAGCGGCCGGCGCGCAGATGGCGATCTACGACGTCGTACATCATTACGCCACGTCACGGCACCAATTTGGCCGCCCGCTCGCCGAATTTCAGCTGGTTCAACAACCCATCGCCAAGATTCTGGGCAACGTCACCGCCTCGCTCGCCATGATGGCACAATTGGCGCGCCTTCAGGAAGCGGGCGGGCTGGAGATGTCGCATGCGGCGCTCGTCAAAGCCAGTACGACGGCGCTTGCTCGCGAAAGTGCGCAGCTTGGTCGCGGACTTCTCGGCGGAAATGGCATCCTGGCGGACCGCGAGATGGGCAAGATTTTTGCGGACGTGGAAGCGATCTATACGTATGAGGGCACGTATGAGGTGAACTCACTCATTGTGGGGCGGGCGGTCACGGGAGCGTCGGCGTTCATTTAG
- the dnaB gene encoding replicative DNA helicase — protein sequence MAVQHLDQGSRSGDQQFARTPPQDMVAEQSVLGGMMLSKDAIADCIEVLRGPDFYRPNHEAIFEAILDLYGKGEPADAVTVADELTKRGEIGRVGGPGYLHTLIQSVPTAANAGYYAEIVHERAVLRRLVEAGTRIVNMGYAQGGEVEEVVNAAQAEIYAVSERETAEDYVALRDIMEATVDEIEANGHKGDGLTGVPTGFYELDNLTQGLHGGQMIVIAARPAMGKSTFALDFARSASIHHDMTTVFFSLEMGRNEIAMRLLSAEGQLQLQDLRKGNVQNDDWQKIANTMGRLNNAPLFIDDSPNMSLMEIRAKCRRLKQKNDLRLVIIDYLQLMSSGKRVESRQQEVSEFSRALKLLAKELDVPVIALSQLNRGSENRPDKRPVISDLRESGSIEQDADVVLLLHRDDVVNKDTSERPGEADIIVAKHRNGPTGNIVVAFQGHYSRFSNMARD from the coding sequence GTGGCCGTTCAGCATCTGGACCAAGGATCACGTTCTGGCGATCAGCAGTTTGCGCGCACACCGCCGCAAGACATGGTCGCTGAGCAGAGCGTGTTGGGCGGCATGATGCTCTCGAAGGACGCGATCGCCGACTGCATCGAAGTACTTCGCGGGCCTGACTTCTACCGCCCCAACCACGAAGCCATTTTTGAGGCCATCCTTGACCTCTATGGCAAGGGTGAACCAGCTGACGCCGTGACGGTCGCCGATGAGCTCACGAAGCGCGGCGAGATCGGCCGTGTCGGCGGACCTGGCTACCTTCACACGCTTATCCAGTCCGTTCCTACGGCTGCCAACGCCGGCTACTACGCCGAGATTGTCCACGAGCGCGCAGTGCTTCGCCGTCTGGTGGAGGCCGGCACTCGCATCGTGAACATGGGTTATGCACAGGGCGGCGAGGTTGAGGAGGTCGTCAACGCCGCTCAGGCGGAGATTTACGCGGTCTCTGAACGTGAAACCGCGGAAGACTATGTGGCTCTGCGCGACATCATGGAAGCCACCGTTGACGAGATCGAGGCCAATGGACACAAGGGCGACGGCCTGACCGGCGTCCCGACCGGTTTTTACGAACTCGACAACCTGACTCAGGGCCTCCACGGCGGCCAGATGATCGTGATCGCTGCCCGTCCGGCTATGGGTAAGTCCACTTTCGCGCTGGACTTTGCGCGCTCGGCGTCCATCCACCATGACATGACCACGGTTTTCTTCTCGCTGGAAATGGGCCGCAACGAAATCGCCATGCGTTTGTTGTCTGCCGAAGGCCAGCTACAGCTTCAGGACCTGCGAAAAGGCAACGTTCAGAACGACGACTGGCAGAAGATCGCCAACACCATGGGCCGCCTCAACAACGCGCCGCTCTTCATCGACGATTCGCCGAACATGTCCCTCATGGAAATCCGTGCGAAGTGCCGTCGCTTGAAGCAAAAGAATGACCTTCGGCTCGTGATCATCGACTACCTGCAGCTCATGAGCTCCGGTAAGCGCGTGGAATCCCGTCAGCAGGAAGTTTCCGAGTTTTCGCGTGCGCTCAAGCTGCTCGCGAAAGAGCTCGACGTTCCCGTGATCGCCCTGTCGCAGCTGAACCGTGGCTCCGAAAACCGTCCGGACAAGCGCCCGGTCATTTCCGACCTTCGTGAATCCGGTTCCATCGAGCAGGACGCCGACGTGGTGCTCTTGCTACACCGCGATGACGTGGTCAACAAGGACACCTCCGAGCGTCCGGGCGAAGCTGACATCATCGTGGCCAAGCACCGCAACGGTCCTACTGGCAACATTGTGGTGGCTTTCCAGGGCCACTACTCGCGCTTTAGCAACATGGCTCGTGACTAA
- a CDS encoding LysE/ArgO family amino acid transporter, translating into MLVTTALSGLLTGLSLIVAIGAQNTFVLRQGLMRNHVGIAVLICICADVLLIAAGTAGLGIVVQEFPSVLVVLKWAGAAYLAFLAYQSFRRATHKEALDPTAATRVSLKAVAGTTLAMTFLNPHVYLDTVVLLGALANQHPGEQWFFAAGAMLGSVIWFIALGFGAQALAPLVKSPRTWRIIDLVIGVILTVLAIRLATLPV; encoded by the coding sequence ATGCTTGTGACTACTGCTCTTTCCGGCTTGTTGACCGGCCTCTCCCTGATCGTTGCCATCGGCGCCCAGAACACGTTTGTGCTGCGCCAAGGTCTGATGCGAAACCACGTGGGCATTGCGGTACTGATCTGCATTTGTGCCGACGTGCTGCTGATTGCCGCGGGCACGGCCGGGTTGGGGATTGTGGTGCAAGAGTTCCCGTCTGTGCTGGTGGTACTGAAGTGGGCAGGTGCCGCGTACTTGGCGTTCCTTGCCTACCAGTCCTTCCGCCGCGCGACGCACAAGGAGGCGCTGGATCCCACAGCGGCAACGCGCGTGAGTCTCAAGGCAGTTGCTGGGACAACCCTCGCGATGACATTCCTCAACCCGCACGTGTACCTGGACACAGTGGTGCTTCTGGGCGCACTCGCGAACCAGCACCCGGGCGAGCAATGGTTCTTCGCTGCCGGGGCGATGCTGGGATCGGTGATCTGGTTTATCGCTCTGGGATTTGGAGCCCAAGCACTCGCGCCACTCGTCAAGAGCCCGCGCACGTGGCGGATTATTGACCTGGTGATCGGCGTGATCTTGACGGTCCTCGCCATCCGCCTCGCGACGCTGCCGGTCTAA
- the epsC gene encoding serine O-acetyltransferase EpsC, giving the protein MAEQPSMLQLMKEDLQVARAQDPAARSDLEVAIGYSGVHAMWSHRVAHELWKKKAGKTPARLLSQFTRFLTGVEIHPGATIGRRPFIDHGTMIVIGETAVIGDDVLMYQGTTLGGRALDKNERHPRVGNNVMLGSGATLLGPVTVGDDTAIGANAVVVRDIPEDSIALGLPATHRHKEGNYPLDPRNDLIDPATLL; this is encoded by the coding sequence ATGGCTGAACAGCCTTCCATGCTGCAGCTCATGAAAGAGGACCTCCAGGTTGCTCGTGCGCAGGATCCCGCGGCGCGTTCTGACCTTGAGGTGGCGATCGGTTACTCCGGAGTTCACGCGATGTGGTCTCATCGCGTCGCACACGAACTGTGGAAGAAGAAGGCCGGCAAGACGCCTGCCCGCTTGCTCAGCCAGTTCACCCGCTTCCTCACCGGCGTGGAGATTCACCCGGGCGCAACCATTGGCCGCCGTCCATTCATCGACCACGGCACCATGATTGTCATCGGCGAGACCGCGGTCATCGGCGACGATGTGCTCATGTACCAAGGCACCACTCTGGGTGGCCGCGCTTTGGACAAGAACGAGCGTCACCCACGAGTCGGCAACAACGTCATGCTCGGCTCTGGTGCCACGCTCCTTGGTCCTGTAACGGTTGGTGACGACACCGCCATCGGCGCCAACGCCGTGGTTGTCCGCGACATCCCGGAGGATTCCATCGCTCTAGGCCTTCCGGCGACGCACCGCCACAAGGAAGGCAACTACCCGCTGGATCCTCGCAACGACCTCATCGACCCAGCCACGCTGCTCTAG